Proteins co-encoded in one Campylobacter ornithocola genomic window:
- a CDS encoding DUF6394 family protein produces MNWGKVIYIFFALMSLTTTAGFLYDQNEVALFIAACVNLISTLLKIGVRNFLAAELFASSLVADLHLIPAFALIQINPEANIMVYTLAIGALIANIFSMILVIVDSVKNQEEN; encoded by the coding sequence ATGAATTGGGGTAAGGTTATTTATATCTTTTTTGCTCTAATGAGCTTGACTACAACCGCAGGATTTTTATATGATCAAAATGAAGTTGCTTTGTTTATTGCAGCTTGTGTGAATTTGATTTCTACTTTATTGAAGATTGGAGTTAGAAATTTCTTGGCAGCTGAGTTATTTGCAAGTTCTTTGGTAGCTGATTTGCATTTAATTCCAGCTTTTGCTTTAATACAAATTAATCCAGAAGCTAATATTATGGTTTATACTTTAGCAATTGGTGCTTTGATAGCTAATATCTTTTCAATGATTTTAGTTATAGTAGATTCAGTAAAAAATCAAGAAGAAAATTAG
- the secF gene encoding protein translocase subunit SecF, with protein sequence MQFFSQKHVYDFMRMRFAAISLSFILFFGSIFILFTKGLNFGIDFTGGTLVQLQYEQKAPLAEIRKALAVNENLKGASVTEFGSANEVIIRFSGSNDSLGSDIGISIANLLKDTGKFEVRRVDVVGPKVGDELRNKGLMAVGISLIAILIYLAVRFEWRFAMASIVCEIHDIVITLGAIALFEIDVNLDILAAVLTVLGYSLNDTIIIFDRIREGVKTSKNSKLDLIINESVSATLSRTTLTTGLTLITVVVLYFFGGSMIEGFALTMIVGIVAGTASSIFVASPALLWFNFSVIQYRQKELEKVKKKQEKEKLRSMYEKGTV encoded by the coding sequence ATGCAATTTTTTAGTCAAAAGCATGTTTATGATTTTATGAGAATGAGATTTGCAGCCATCTCTTTGTCTTTTATTTTATTTTTTGGTTCTATTTTTATCCTTTTTACTAAGGGTTTAAATTTTGGTATTGATTTTACTGGTGGAACCTTAGTGCAACTTCAATACGAACAAAAAGCACCTTTAGCTGAAATTCGTAAAGCTTTAGCTGTCAACGAAAATTTAAAAGGTGCTAGTGTAACTGAGTTTGGTAGTGCAAATGAAGTGATTATTCGTTTTTCAGGAAGTAATGATAGCTTAGGAAGTGATATTGGAATAAGTATTGCAAATCTATTAAAGGATACAGGTAAATTTGAAGTGCGTCGTGTGGATGTGGTAGGTCCAAAAGTAGGAGATGAGCTACGCAATAAAGGTCTTATGGCGGTAGGAATTTCTTTAATTGCCATTTTGATTTATTTAGCAGTGAGATTTGAATGGCGCTTTGCTATGGCTTCTATTGTATGTGAAATTCATGATATAGTCATTACTTTGGGTGCTATTGCGTTATTTGAAATAGATGTAAATTTAGATATTTTAGCGGCTGTTTTAACTGTGCTTGGATATTCTTTAAATGATACAATTATTATTTTTGATAGAATTAGAGAAGGCGTTAAAACAAGTAAAAATTCAAAACTTGATCTAATTATTAACGAATCGGTTTCAGCAACCTTATCAAGAACTACTTTAACAACAGGTTTAACTTTGATTACCGTTGTAGTGCTTTATTTCTTCGGTGGATCTATGATAGAAGGTTTTGCATTAACTATGATAGTAGGTATTGTAGCAGGTACTGCAAGTTCTATATTTGTAGCAAGTCCGGCACTTTTGTGGTTTAATTTTAGTGTTATACAATATCGCCAAAAAGAATTAGAAAAAGTGAAGAAAAAACAAGAAAAAGAAAAACTAAGATCGATGTATGAAAAAGGAACGGTATAA
- the secD gene encoding protein translocase subunit SecD, which produces MRSGKITYRSIIFFVVFLIGLVFSMPSIMQTQSGAKINLGLDLQGGLYMLLGIEVEEAVKSKVKSIASSLSYSINKEDIIVDKIKVNDTSIEFSLLDENDVAKVDLLLKDIKGLAIVHENLHYTLSLTQEEIKLTHEQAILQAVETIRNRLDQFGLAEPNVARSGEDKILVELPGIKTATDEARARELIAKAAHLQLMEVDDVRMDQVNNLTPAQAAEYGDLIFEDAKNSQIKYLVKSIPILDGSMLTDAKVGFAQSNNLPVINFTLNSEGAKKFGDYTGNNVGKRLAIVLDNKVYSAPRINERIGGGSGQISGSFTVEEAHDVAIALRSGALLAPVKMLEKRSVGPSLGADSIQMSMIALAGASILVIAFMVMYYGVAGIFANIALVANILVIIAVMAMFGATLTLPGMAGLVLTVGMAVDSNVIINERIRELLREGASIRQSVENGYKHAMSAILDSNITSLITSVVLYAYGTGAVKGFAVTLSIGILVSMITSIVGTHGMFEMFMNRMEKSNNTRLWFGYRRP; this is translated from the coding sequence ATGCGTAGTGGAAAAATTACTTATAGAAGTATTATTTTCTTTGTAGTTTTTCTTATAGGACTTGTTTTTTCTATGCCTTCTATTATGCAAACTCAAAGTGGTGCTAAGATTAACTTGGGTCTTGATTTGCAAGGTGGTTTGTATATGTTATTGGGTATAGAAGTAGAAGAGGCCGTTAAGTCAAAGGTTAAATCCATAGCCTCTTCTCTTAGCTATTCTATTAATAAAGAAGATATTATTGTTGATAAAATCAAAGTAAATGATACTAGTATTGAATTTAGTTTATTAGATGAGAATGATGTAGCTAAGGTTGATTTATTGTTAAAAGACATTAAAGGCTTGGCTATTGTACATGAAAATTTACACTACACGCTTTCTTTAACCCAAGAGGAAATCAAACTAACTCATGAGCAAGCTATTTTGCAAGCTGTAGAAACTATTAGAAATAGACTTGATCAATTTGGCCTTGCAGAGCCAAATGTAGCAAGATCGGGCGAGGATAAAATTTTAGTCGAACTTCCAGGTATTAAAACTGCTACAGATGAGGCTAGAGCTAGAGAACTTATCGCAAAAGCTGCGCATTTGCAATTAATGGAAGTGGATGATGTTAGGATGGATCAAGTAAATAACCTTACTCCAGCTCAAGCTGCTGAATACGGGGATTTGATTTTTGAAGATGCAAAAAATTCTCAAATCAAATATCTAGTAAAATCTATACCTATTCTTGATGGTTCTATGCTAACAGATGCAAAAGTAGGCTTTGCACAAAGCAATAATCTTCCTGTGATTAATTTTACCTTAAATTCAGAAGGTGCGAAAAAATTTGGAGATTACACAGGAAATAATGTAGGAAAACGCCTAGCCATAGTTTTAGATAATAAAGTATATTCAGCTCCAAGAATTAATGAAAGAATAGGCGGGGGTAGTGGTCAAATTAGTGGTAGTTTTACTGTCGAAGAAGCTCATGATGTGGCTATTGCCTTAAGAAGCGGAGCACTTTTAGCACCAGTTAAAATGCTTGAAAAAAGGAGTGTTGGACCGTCTTTGGGTGCTGATAGTATTCAAATGAGTATGATAGCCCTAGCAGGTGCTTCTATATTAGTTATTGCTTTTATGGTAATGTATTATGGTGTAGCGGGAATTTTTGCTAATATTGCTTTGGTGGCTAACATTTTAGTGATTATTGCTGTAATGGCTATGTTTGGAGCAACCTTAACCTTACCTGGTATGGCAGGGCTTGTACTTACTGTGGGTATGGCAGTGGATTCTAATGTTATTATTAATGAAAGAATTAGAGAGTTATTGCGAGAGGGTGCTAGTATAAGGCAAAGTGTTGAAAATGGTTATAAGCACGCAATGAGCGCAATTTTAGATTCTAATATTACTTCACTTATTACTTCAGTGGTACTTTATGCTTATGGAACGGGTGCGGTAAAAGGTTTTGCAGTAACTTTAAGTATTGGAATTTTGGTTTCAATGATTACTTCTATTGTTGGAACTCATGGTATGTTTGAAATGTTTATGAATCGTATGGAAAAAAGCAATAACACAAGATTATGGTTTGGATATAGGAGACCTTGA
- the yajC gene encoding preprotein translocase subunit YajC, with the protein MAENGNIWTSLLPLIVLFAIFYFLVIRPQQKQAKDHKLMVLSLEKGDKIITNGGIICEVVKPEEDFIKVKLNDENVVVKISRDFIAKKIDA; encoded by the coding sequence ATGGCAGAAAACGGAAATATTTGGACTTCATTGTTGCCTCTCATTGTGCTTTTTGCAATTTTTTATTTTTTGGTTATTAGACCACAGCAAAAACAAGCAAAAGACCATAAATTAATGGTTTTATCTTTAGAAAAAGGAGATAAAATCATCACAAATGGTGGGATAATTTGCGAGGTGGTAAAACCAGAAGAGGATTTTATCAAAGTTAAGCTTAATGATGAAAATGTAGTTGTAAAAATTTCTAGAGATTTTATAGCAAAGAAAATTGATGCGTAG
- a CDS encoding apolipoprotein N-acyltransferase encodes MKSKYFRFLPFLPLFLKFINSNSTTFKIIKAFFSALLLSNFIYFSFFENLFFEFISPFLSIYGLVLLLRNKTKIGYFYTGFFVGIVWFWWISLSSIYFDLAYLVPLEVILIGIIYGILFLICFFLKYDFLRLCGIFLLSFIHPFGFDWLNWGVLSVYGIFDASYQGIIVMFLIAYFYYEKYISRYYKIAIILILILIGAQYNQKQSQTLNLDYKLIQTNISQDQKFIQENLQTHSKDIFYQINQAIKEGKEVIVFPETAFAFALNKAPSYLQALKDLSKQIIIITGAISTTPNHLYNSTYIFDNGNIQVFNKHYLVPFGEEIPIFKNFFKKYLLNIDEFSKGKELNQYTLNNQLITNAICFEATKEKLYKHSKIIIAISNNAWFNFSSEYKLQNFLMRFYANNYNVSIYHTVNGKENAVIKPKEILILKIKEKLLKQNEA; translated from the coding sequence ATGAAGTCCAAATATTTCCGTTTTCTGCCATTTCTTCCCCTTTTTTTAAAATTCATAAATTCTAATTCTACCACTTTTAAAATAATAAAAGCCTTTTTTTCTGCACTTTTATTGTCAAATTTTATTTATTTTTCTTTTTTTGAAAATTTATTTTTTGAATTTATCTCTCCATTCTTAAGTATATATGGTTTGGTTTTATTGCTAAGAAATAAAACCAAAATAGGATATTTTTATACCGGTTTTTTTGTAGGTATTGTATGGTTTTGGTGGATAAGTTTGTCTTCGATTTATTTTGATTTAGCTTACCTAGTTCCTTTAGAAGTTATCTTAATCGGTATAATTTATGGAATTTTATTCTTAATATGTTTTTTTTTAAAATATGACTTTTTAAGACTTTGTGGAATTTTTTTACTTAGCTTTATTCACCCTTTTGGCTTTGATTGGTTAAACTGGGGCGTTTTAAGTGTATATGGAATCTTTGATGCGAGTTATCAAGGTATTATAGTTATGTTTTTGATTGCCTATTTTTATTATGAAAAATATATTTCAAGATATTATAAAATAGCAATCATTTTAATCCTTATTCTAATCGGAGCTCAATATAATCAAAAACAATCACAAACACTAAATTTAGACTACAAATTAATCCAAACTAATATCTCTCAAGATCAAAAATTCATACAAGAAAATTTGCAAACTCATTCTAAAGATATATTTTATCAAATCAATCAGGCTATCAAAGAAGGCAAAGAAGTGATTGTTTTTCCCGAAACTGCTTTTGCTTTTGCTTTAAATAAAGCACCAAGTTATCTACAGGCTTTAAAAGATTTATCAAAACAAATCATCATCATCACAGGCGCTATAAGTACCACACCTAATCATCTATACAATAGTACTTATATATTTGACAATGGTAACATACAAGTTTTTAACAAACATTATCTTGTACCTTTTGGAGAAGAAATTCCTATATTCAAAAACTTTTTTAAAAAATACCTTTTAAATATTGATGAATTTTCAAAAGGAAAAGAGTTAAATCAATACACTTTAAATAATCAGCTCATTACCAATGCTATCTGCTTTGAAGCTACTAAAGAAAAACTTTACAAACACTCAAAAATCATCATAGCTATTTCAAATAATGCTTGGTTTAATTTTTCAAGTGAATACAAATTACAAAATTTTCTAATGCGTTTTTATGCAAACAACTACAATGTAAGTATATATCATACAGTCAATGGAAAAGAAAATGCAGTAATTAAGCCAAAAGAAATATTGATTTTAAAGATAAAAGAAAAACTTTTAAAGCAAAATGAAGCTTAA
- the metK gene encoding methionine adenosyltransferase, whose protein sequence is MYLFTSEVVSAGHPDKCADIIADSIVDAFLTHDKDSRVASEVFVAGNKVVIGGEIKSKYKLEKQDYENIVKKALADIGYDGHPHFSKKQCLHPDDLDVMVFLNEQSPDINQGVDQEDGEIGAGDQGIMFGFASNEAKEYMPAAISYARMLCDKVYEFAKKNPDKLGVDIKTQVTIDYVNKENFENCKPQNIHTIVVSAPCVESMKIEDLRALVMELILDSNLPKELFCPEKTRILINPTGKYVNHSSLHDSGLTGRKLIVDSFGGYAPIGGGAQSSKDYTKVDRSGLYAARWLAKNIVAAGLAKKCIVQLSYAIGVAKPTSVSVDCMGTNIRLNDDILSDFVMKTFPLTPNWIKNKFNLDKPSKDTFMYADVAARGQVGQADYPWEKLDAVDEFKAL, encoded by the coding sequence ATGTATTTGTTTACCTCTGAAGTTGTTAGTGCAGGACATCCTGATAAATGTGCTGATATTATAGCTGATTCTATAGTTGATGCTTTTTTAACTCATGATAAAGATTCAAGAGTTGCTAGTGAGGTTTTTGTAGCAGGAAATAAAGTAGTAATTGGTGGGGAGATTAAATCAAAATATAAACTAGAAAAACAAGATTATGAAAATATTGTAAAAAAAGCTTTGGCAGATATTGGTTATGATGGTCATCCACATTTTAGTAAAAAACAATGTTTACATCCTGATGATTTAGATGTAATGGTGTTTTTAAATGAGCAAAGTCCTGATATTAACCAAGGCGTTGATCAAGAAGATGGGGAAATAGGAGCAGGAGATCAAGGTATAATGTTTGGTTTTGCAAGCAATGAGGCAAAAGAATATATGCCAGCGGCTATTTCTTATGCTAGAATGCTTTGTGATAAGGTGTATGAGTTTGCAAAAAAGAATCCTGACAAACTTGGAGTAGATATTAAAACTCAAGTTACAATTGATTATGTAAATAAAGAAAATTTTGAAAATTGCAAACCGCAAAATATCCACACTATTGTAGTTTCAGCTCCTTGCGTTGAAAGTATGAAGATAGAGGATTTAAGAGCTTTAGTGATGGAATTGATTTTAGATTCAAATTTACCAAAAGAGCTTTTTTGTCCAGAAAAAACAAGAATTTTAATCAATCCAACTGGAAAATATGTAAATCACAGCTCATTACACGATAGTGGTTTAACAGGAAGAAAGCTTATTGTAGATAGCTTTGGTGGCTATGCTCCTATAGGTGGTGGAGCACAATCTTCTAAAGATTATACTAAGGTTGATAGAAGTGGGCTTTATGCAGCAAGATGGCTTGCTAAAAATATCGTAGCTGCAGGTCTTGCTAAAAAATGTATAGTGCAACTTTCTTACGCTATAGGTGTTGCTAAACCAACTTCTGTAAGTGTAGATTGCATGGGAACAAACATAAGATTAAATGATGATATTTTAAGTGATTTTGTGATGAAAACTTTCCCATTAACTCCAAATTGGATTAAAAATAAATTTAATCTTGATAAACCAAGCAAAGATACCTTTATGTATGCTGATGTGGCTGCTCGTGGTCAAGTGGGTCAGGCTGATTATCCTTGGGAAAAACTAGATGCAGTTGATGAATTTAAAGCATTATAA
- the sstT gene encoding serine/threonine transporter SstT, with protein MGLFSCAIKRYKNGNLILQICIGIILGILVGVFSKDLAIFANIFGALFTGALKAIAPILVFILILTTICTKEFNHGSEKIKHIIFLYIFGTFLASLSAVSISFVFPVELVLTDVEKASTTSPAHIGEVFKTLLFQIVDNPIHALSSGNYLSILAWAIGGGFALRHCSNDAKQLFTDINEGVLKIVKFIVKLAPFGIFGLVANSVAQTGAAGLLSYIKLLIILVLTMFFVAFVINALIVFAYTKKNPYPLIFICLKHSAVFAFFTRSSAANIPVNMALCSKLNINNNLYSISIPLGATINMAGAAVTIAILSLAAAHTVGIEINFLQAMLLSVLAAFAACGASGVAGGSLLLIPLACSLFNIDYDIAMQVVAVGFIIGVIQDSVETALNSSTDVLFSAICSDNELNLKI; from the coding sequence ATGGGTTTATTTTCTTGTGCAATTAAACGTTATAAAAATGGAAATCTTATTTTACAAATTTGTATAGGTATTATTTTAGGAATTTTAGTAGGTGTATTTTCTAAGGATTTAGCTATTTTTGCGAATATTTTTGGTGCTTTATTCACAGGTGCTTTAAAAGCTATAGCACCAATTTTAGTTTTTATTTTAATCTTAACAACCATTTGTACAAAAGAATTTAATCATGGAAGTGAGAAAATAAAACACATCATTTTCTTATATATATTTGGAACTTTTTTAGCTTCTTTAAGTGCAGTTAGCATAAGTTTTGTCTTTCCTGTAGAATTAGTATTAACCGATGTTGAAAAAGCTTCCACCACAAGCCCTGCGCATATAGGCGAAGTATTTAAAACCTTACTTTTTCAAATAGTAGATAATCCTATTCATGCTTTATCTTCAGGAAATTATTTAAGCATACTAGCTTGGGCCATAGGTGGTGGCTTTGCTCTAAGACATTGTTCAAATGATGCAAAGCAACTTTTTACCGATATCAACGAAGGTGTGTTAAAAATTGTTAAATTTATAGTTAAGCTTGCTCCTTTTGGAATTTTTGGACTTGTAGCAAATTCGGTTGCTCAAACAGGAGCAGCAGGGCTTTTAAGTTATATTAAATTATTAATAATTTTAGTTTTAACTATGTTTTTTGTGGCCTTTGTGATTAATGCTTTAATTGTTTTTGCTTATACAAAGAAAAATCCTTATCCTTTAATTTTTATTTGTTTAAAACATAGTGCTGTTTTTGCATTTTTTACAAGAAGTTCTGCGGCAAATATTCCTGTAAATATGGCTCTTTGTTCCAAATTAAATATCAACAATAATCTATATAGCATTTCTATCCCATTAGGAGCTACGATTAATATGGCAGGAGCAGCTGTAACCATAGCTATACTAAGCCTTGCAGCAGCTCACACAGTAGGCATTGAAATAAATTTTTTGCAAGCTATGCTTTTAAGTGTTTTAGCTGCATTTGCAGCTTGTGGGGCTAGTGGGGTTGCTGGAGGCTCGCTTTTACTTATACCACTTGCTTGTTCTTTGTTTAATATTGATTATGATATAGCTATGCAAGTAGTTGCGGTTGGTTTTATCATAGGAGTTATTCAAGATAGTGTTGAAACTGCATTAAATAGTTCAACTGATGTTTTATTTAGCGCTATTTGTTCAGATAATGAGCTTAATTTAAAAATTTAA
- a CDS encoding aspartate carbamoyltransferase catalytic subunit, protein MRHLITTKDFSNDEILALFKEAKEFLDEKPRTFLEGKSVTTIFFENSTRTQSSFETATRRLGAKVLKLDVSRSSSSKGETLFDTAANLDAMAPSAIVVRHKNSGVPYTLANYTHCPIVNGGDGKHAHPTQALLDLFTIMEHFDYNVKGKKIAITGDIKNSRVAASNLELLPRFGIDITLVAPPHFMPNYPIKKTNKLKEIIDDVDIIMSLRTQTERHNIPTYASLKDYANDFCISKDLIKDKNLIILHPGPVHRNIDISDEIMADKRCKVLTQVKNGVAIRMAVLKKLILES, encoded by the coding sequence ATGAGGCATTTAATTACTACAAAAGATTTTAGCAATGATGAAATCTTAGCTTTATTTAAAGAAGCAAAAGAATTTTTAGATGAAAAACCACGCACATTTTTAGAAGGAAAAAGTGTTACAACGATTTTCTTTGAAAATTCAACACGCACTCAATCAAGCTTTGAAACAGCCACAAGAAGACTTGGTGCTAAAGTTTTAAAATTAGATGTTTCAAGAAGTAGCTCAAGTAAAGGCGAAACGCTTTTTGATACAGCAGCAAATTTAGATGCAATGGCTCCAAGTGCTATAGTAGTTAGACATAAAAATTCAGGCGTACCTTACACTTTAGCAAATTACACTCATTGTCCTATAGTTAATGGAGGTGATGGCAAACACGCTCATCCTACACAAGCTCTACTCGATCTTTTTACTATAATGGAACATTTTGATTACAATGTTAAAGGAAAAAAAATTGCCATTACAGGAGATATTAAAAACTCACGCGTTGCTGCCTCAAATTTAGAATTATTACCTCGTTTTGGTATAGATATCACCCTAGTAGCTCCACCTCATTTTATGCCAAATTATCCTATCAAAAAAACAAATAAATTAAAAGAAATTATTGATGATGTGGATATTATCATGAGTCTCAGAACACAAACCGAAAGACACAATATACCAACCTATGCATCACTTAAAGACTACGCAAATGATTTTTGCATTAGCAAAGATTTAATTAAAGATAAAAACCTCATCATCTTACATCCTGGTCCTGTGCATAGAAATATCGATATTAGCGATGAAATAATGGCTGATAAAAGATGTAAAGTTTTAACTCAAGTTAAAAATGGTGTTGCCATCAGAATGGCTGTATTAAAAAAACTCATTTTAGAAAGTTAA
- a CDS encoding M3 family oligoendopeptidase: protein MQNWNLSTLFKDEQELNLFLQKTQKEACEFKKQYENNLHSLSNEQFLQALKKYEELILKLSHILTYVYLNFAQDTTKGAFYAKYENLSKKIEENLLFFELEFCELKEEKSKPFITFCKDYEFYLNNLIKYKKHNLSKKEERIILTLSSTGSNAFARLFDETFSALKFNFEGQKLSEEEILSKLYDKDRSIRKKASKCFSKTLKKQNKLLVYIFNMIKSELASICKLRSYESPETPRHIRNQISKKSVDTLINASENSFNIVSKFYNAKKKILGYKKLKDYDRYAPIGKEMQIDFNQGKDIVLKAFEKFSKDFYMIAKEAFENNWIDVYPKEFKQSGAFSHSSTPLSHPFILLNYTNQRRDLFTLAHELGHTIHQKLSYKVSFLNQDTPLTTAETASVFAEMLIFDYIKENLDKEELLSLYAAKIEDIFATLYRQINFTTFERRFHAKKEELSTQELNEIWLEESRKMFQDSVVLTKNYALWYSYIPHFIHSPFYCYAYAYAQLLVLALYGLYKSGKCSNFTSIYIEFLSSGGSKSPKELVAMFGFDIESDEFWNIGLEQVRILVDEFLRLSND from the coding sequence ATGCAAAATTGGAACTTAAGTACGCTATTTAAAGATGAGCAAGAATTAAATCTTTTTTTACAAAAAACCCAAAAAGAAGCTTGTGAATTTAAAAAACAATATGAAAATAATCTTCATAGTTTAAGCAATGAGCAATTTTTGCAAGCTTTAAAAAAATATGAAGAATTAATCTTAAAACTTTCTCACATACTAACTTATGTGTATTTAAATTTTGCCCAAGATACCACCAAAGGTGCCTTTTATGCAAAATATGAAAATTTAAGTAAAAAAATAGAGGAAAACCTTTTATTTTTTGAGCTTGAATTTTGTGAACTTAAAGAAGAAAAAAGTAAACCCTTTATCACATTTTGCAAAGATTATGAGTTTTATTTAAATAATCTTATTAAATACAAAAAACACAATCTTTCTAAAAAAGAAGAAAGAATTATCTTGACTCTATCAAGCACAGGCTCAAATGCATTTGCAAGATTATTTGATGAAACCTTTAGTGCTTTAAAATTTAATTTTGAAGGACAAAAACTAAGTGAGGAGGAAATTCTAAGCAAGCTTTATGATAAAGATAGAAGCATTAGAAAAAAAGCTTCAAAATGTTTTAGTAAAACCTTAAAAAAACAAAACAAACTTTTAGTATATATTTTCAATATGATTAAAAGTGAACTTGCTAGCATTTGCAAATTAAGATCTTATGAAAGTCCTGAAACCCCAAGGCACATAAGAAATCAAATTTCTAAAAAAAGCGTTGATACACTTATTAATGCTAGCGAAAATAGTTTTAATATTGTTTCTAAATTTTATAATGCAAAGAAAAAAATTCTAGGCTATAAAAAGTTAAAAGATTACGATCGTTATGCACCTATTGGAAAAGAAATGCAAATTGATTTTAATCAAGGAAAGGATATAGTTTTAAAAGCCTTTGAAAAATTTTCTAAAGATTTTTATATGATAGCAAAAGAAGCTTTTGAAAATAATTGGATTGATGTTTATCCTAAAGAATTTAAGCAAAGCGGTGCTTTTTCTCACTCAAGTACACCACTAAGCCATCCTTTTATACTTTTAAACTATACCAACCAAAGACGTGATCTTTTTACTCTAGCTCATGAGTTAGGCCACACTATACATCAAAAACTTTCTTACAAAGTAAGTTTTTTAAATCAAGATACACCTCTAACTACAGCAGAAACTGCTTCAGTGTTTGCAGAAATGTTGATTTTTGATTATATTAAAGAAAATTTAGACAAAGAAGAGCTTTTGTCCTTATATGCAGCAAAAATCGAAGATATTTTTGCAACCCTTTACAGACAAATTAATTTTACTACTTTTGAGCGTAGATTTCATGCCAAAAAAGAAGAATTGAGTACTCAAGAGTTAAATGAAATTTGGCTTGAAGAATCAAGAAAAATGTTTCAAGATAGCGTAGTTTTAACTAAAAACTACGCTCTTTGGTATTCTTATATTCCACATTTTATACACTCTCCATTTTACTGCTATGCTTATGCCTATGCACAACTTTTAGTTTTAGCACTTTATGGTCTATATAAAAGTGGCAAATGCTCTAATTTTACTTCAATTTATATTGAGTTTTTAAGTAGCGGTGGAAGCAAAAGTCCAAAAGAACTTGTAGCTATGTTTGGCTTTGATATAGAAAGTGATGAGTTTTGGAATATAGGCTTGGAGCAAGTTAGAATACTAGTAGATGAATTTTTAAGGCTAAGCAATGATTGA